In Capra hircus breed San Clemente unplaced genomic scaffold, ASM170441v1, whole genome shotgun sequence, the DNA window gccttcccctcagACGTGTAGGGCTGCACGTCCAGGCGCTGGGGATAGCGCACCTCCTGAGCCCTTTTGGCCCCGCTCAGCTGTGTGAACCGCTTCAGCACCAGCACCAGGACCTGGGACGTGCTGTGCAAAGTCAACCTCTTGGTGGCAGGCACCTTCCGGAGACAAACGCCACAGTCATAGGCATTTTCCGCCTCCAGCTTCTCGGGCTTGACcagctctctcagagcttgctccacACTCTGAGCCGCCGTGATATCCAGGCTGACGTCCAGATGAGGGTCGAACGTGTCCGAGACACCGAGGCAGTGGAGACACTGGATCCGAGACCTCCACGTCCCGCCGAAGATCTGACGGACGACGCTGGTGTCCTCGGAGGCGTGGCCCGACGGCTGGGATGCACTCAGGCACCCTTGCTGCATGCCATTCAGAGTGAACATCAGAAACTCGTGGGCATCTTCCTGCTGGTGTCTGTGGAAGCCCGCCAGCAGGTCCTTGCGGGGCCGGATCACCTCTCCCGCGTGAAGGAGGGCTCGGGTCACGTGAGCTCGCATGGCACAGAGCGTGCAGGAGCTGCCGGCCGGACAGAGGGTGGCGTGCTGCCGGGACACCAGCCAGCTGGCCAGGGGCGCGTGTGGCTCAGACACTGCAGCGCCGCGTTCACGTAGCAGGTGTTCCCCAGATTCTGAAGCCCAGCGCCCACCCCCCACGGCCCCCTCCAACTCAGGGCGACTTTCTGGCCAGGCGCCAGCCCCGCTGACCCAGGAGCCAAGTCACCCCGCTGGGGGCGCCCGACTGCCGGCGACGGCCCCTCAGGGACAGAGGGTCCCCGAAGGGCATCCGCACCAGCGGCGCTGGCCCGACAACCTCGCCCTCCGGCTAAGACGTTGAAGGGAGCCGGACACGCACCTCCCCCGTGCTCAGAAGCAGCCCCCGGGGCTCTGCAAACAAGGCCCACGAGGGTTTCCATCTCCTACCTGCAGCTGCACGCCGATGCCTCCCTTCCCTCACACCGTCGTCTCCAAAAAGGGCcttggccccgccccctcggtcctctggaggctttcccaacggCCCCACCCCCGCACGTGCAAGCTCCTCATTCGCTGAGGCGGCCGAGGcctgcccactcccactcccACCATCCAACCACCGACACTTTTCTCGGGGAATTCCCCCTTGATGAAGCCCTGCCCGAGCCACcccaggagatcccacccatgacactGTCATGTGGAAGAAATCTGTTAACCAAGTCTGCAGAACTCAATGGGCTCCGTAgtctttctcgagcatctac includes these proteins:
- the LOC108635471 gene encoding LOW QUALITY PROTEIN: ubiquitin carboxyl-terminal hydrolase 17-like protein 6 (The sequence of the model RefSeq protein was modified relative to this genomic sequence to represent the inferred CDS: inserted 1 base in 1 codon), which codes for METLVGLVCRAPGAASEHGGGACPAPFNVLAGGRGCRASAAGADALRGPSVPEGPSPAVGRPQRGDLAPGSAGLAPGQKVALSWRGPWGVGAGLQNLGNTCYVNAALQCLSHXAPLASWLVSRQHATLCPAGSSCTLCAMRAHVTRALLHAGEVIRPRKDLLAGFHRHQQEDAHEFLMFTLNGMQQGCLSASQPSGHASEDTSVVRQIFGGTWRSRIQCLHCLGVSDTFDPHLDVSLDITAAQSVEQALRELVKPEKLEAENAYDCGVCLRKVPATKRLTLHSTSQVLVLVLKRFTQLSGAKRAQEVRYPQRLDVQPYTSEGKAGPLGYVLYAVLVHSGWSCERGHYFCYVRAGNGQWYKMDDAKVTACDETAALSQSAYVLFYAREGAWEGGAGGGAAAPLGADPADPGQPAGDASGRAPGSQESPGDTEAEGMSLEQWRRLQEHNRAKPALELRKIQAALPAGAVVIHRSRPGGGRNRPPPAQEHHRLDRPSTDTPPPGPTDVGHGPCASGRARATKGRNKKPRPSLGLWR